A single region of the Lotus japonicus ecotype B-129 chromosome 4, LjGifu_v1.2 genome encodes:
- the LOC130711747 gene encoding NADPH-dependent pterin aldehyde reductase — MGRNGEASGGGRRVMITGVSKGLGRALAIELANRGHTVIGCSRSEDMLSSLQSQLSPSNPNHLFLNVDVKSNDSVEDLARIVKEKKIVPDVIVNGAGTINKNNNLWEVPVAEFDSVMDTNVKGTANVLRHFIPLMLANKQGVIVNMSSGWGRSGAALVAPYCASKWAIEGLTRSVAKELPEGMAIVALNPGVINTDMLASCFGASAAHYQSPESWALKAATMILNLTPADNGASLTV; from the exons ATGGGGAGAAATGGGGAAGCAAGTGGAGGAGGTCGAAGGGTGATGATAACCGGAGTAAGCAAAGGTCTTGGAAGAGCCTTGGCGATTGAATTGGCGAATCGAGGTCACACTGTCATCGGATGTTCCCGTTCTGAGGATATGCTCTCTTCTCTTCAATCCCAACTCTCTCCCTCTAATCCCAATCACTTGTTCCTCAACGTCGATGTCAAATCCAACGACAGTGTTGAAGATCTCGCACGAATTgtaaaagagaagaagattgtTCCAGATGTCATCGTCAACGGTGCAGGAACCATAAACAAGAACAACAATCTATGGGAAGTTCCGGTGGCGGAGTTTGATTCGGTGATGGATACCAATGTCAAAGGGACTGCCAATGTGTTGCGACACTTTATCCCTCTCATGCTTGCAAACAAGCAAGGTGTCATTGTCAACATGTCTTCTGGATGGGGAAGGTCTGGTGCAGCACTGGTTGCTCCTTACTGTGCATCAAAATGGGCGATTGAAGGATTGACCAGATCGGTCGCAAAAGAGTTGCCGGAAGGAATGGCAATTGTGGCTCTTAATCCAGGTGTCATCAACACTGATATGCTTGCTTCCTGTTTTGGTGCTTCTGCTGCACACTATCAATCACCTGAATCATG GGCTTTGAAGGCGGCAACCATGATCCTCAATCTCACACCAGCTGACAATGGTGCATCTCTCACTGTCTGA
- the LOC130710837 gene encoding mitotic spindle checkpoint protein MAD1 yields MILRTPPPSKRPRADVDADHQLVIYEDPPESLPVVSEPQEPSVSEHMLCTYQCRQMVKSDFIDALNKAENQVRDYHSKFEILNANFLQVESERKKFLDKFLYAEQELAAAKGREQALQDQLLKEVTECQERLRKQIQLNSELEVKLKNEINLRIKSDSHAASAEQKATSLERKLGNLSESIEREKRRLHDEHSQLKKDSKLSISRITADLEQMECKANNAVREAELLKHQLEHLKDQFNECLNQKIEVEKKLSTLTSQEVAPTGNDTLVKQLQQELQHYESEVREARKLRSSHENLELLKEKLSEEKDLRERAESELSKLQDVQSNMKMLEDQMSSWRSMIKNIPGVSCFEDLSDKIAALQKEVISSTQKEGDGTAHLKQLEVALDAAEFKKQNAETEAALSKEKAEVLKSEIKQIELMLAAVTEERNKLRNVANSKSSEAGDESKCANPVQELESSLRKKDDCIKELESTLHELRVVNNRQHEEIKLLNEKLHSEARRIKSLERESNSLRSEISLLEAKLGHGDFSAANTKVLRMVNTLTVDNEAKQTIEALQTELQKTKEKLKAVEELKSQSGEAGKLVDSYISDKILQLKEQIATLEKREERYKTVFADRISVFRRACCELFGYKIVMDEHQQPNGIPVTRFTLQSIYAQSDDEKLEFEYESGNTKILVNHYTSQPEVSRQVEIFIRKMNSIPAFTANITVESFNRRTLS; encoded by the exons ATGATACTGAGAACTCCTCCACCATCCAAGAGGCCACGCGCCGATGTCGATGCCGATCACCAGCTCGTCATCTACGAGGATCCACCGGAGTCTCTGCCGGTGGTGTCGGAGCCTCAGGAACCCTCCGTCTCCGAGCACATGCTCTGTACCTATCAGTGCCGCCAAATG GTCAAATCAGATTTCATAGATGCCCTAAACAAAGCTGAAAACCAAGTTCGTGATTATCACTCTAAATTCGAGATATTGAATGCCAATTTCCTCCAAGTTGAGTCTGAGCGGAAGAAATTTCTGGATAAATTCTTATATGCCGAGCAGGAACTCGCCGCTGCAAAAGGGCGCGAACAGGCACTCCAAGACCAACTTTTGAAGGAGGTCACTGAATGTCAAGAACGATTAAGAAAACAAATACAATTAAACAGTGAACTCGAg GTCAAGCTCAAAAATGAGATCAACCTTCGTATAAAATCCGACTCTCATGCTGCATCAGCAGAACAGAAAGCAACATCTTTAGAAAGAAAGCTAGGCAATCTCTCTGAGAGCATAGAGAGGGAAAAAAGGAGACTTCATGATGAACATTCACAACTGAAAAAGGATTCCAAGTTATCTATTTCTAGAATAACTGCGGAT CTTGAACAAATGGAATGCAAAGCAAATAATGCTGTCAGAGAAGCAGAGTTGCTAAAACACCAACTAGAACATCTTAAGGACCAATTCAATGAG TGTTTGAACCAGAAGATTGAAGTTGAAAAAAAACTATCAACTTTAACATCTCAAGAAGTTGCTCCTACAGGGAATGATACTTTAGTTAAACAATTGCAACAGGAGCTTCAGCACTAT GAATCTGAAGTAAGGGAAGCAAGAAAGCTAAGATCAAGTCATGAGAACCTTGAGCTTCTGAAGGAGAAATTATCGGAGGAAAAGGACCTCCGGGAAAGAGCAGAATCAGAGCTATCTAAATTACAGGATGTCCAGTCAAATATGAAAATGTTAGAGGATCAAATGTCATCGTGGAGATCGATGATTAAAAATATACCTGGTGTCTCATGTTTTGAGGACCTTTCTGATAAAATTGCAGCTTTACAGAA GGAGGTCATCAGTAGCACACAGAAGGAGGGCGATGGAACTGCTCACTTGAAACAACTGGAGGTGGCTCTGGATGCTGCTGAGTTTAAAAAACAAAATGCTGAAACTGAGGCTGCATTGTCTAAAGAGAAAGCAGAAGTATTAAAATCAGAGATTAAACAAATTGAATTAATG CTAGCTGCCGTTACTGAGGAAagaaataaattaagaaatgtTGCCAATTCGAAGAGCAGTGAAGCTGGTGATGAATCAAAATGTGCTAATCCTGTTCAG GAACTTGAATCATCTCTTAGGAAGAAAGATGATTGTATTAAAGAACTAGAAAGTACCTTACATGAGCTGAGAGTGGTTAATAATCGTCAACATGAGGAAATAAAGTTACTTAATGAAAAGTTGCACAGTGAAGCAAGAAGAATAAAGTCATTGGAGAGGGAGAGTAACAGTCTCCGTTCAGAGATTTCACTGTTAGAGGCAAAG TTGGGTCATGGTGATTTTTCTGCTGCTAATACAAAAGTTCTGCGGATGGTGAATACACTTACTGTTGACAATGAAGCCAAACAAACTATAGAAGCTCTGCAAACTGAACTGCAGAAAACGAAAGAGAAACTAAAAGCTGTTGAAGAATTGAAGAGTCAGTCAG GAGAAGCTGGAAAGCTGGTAGATAGCTATATATCTGATAAGATATTGCAATTAAAAGAGCAAATCGCAACCCtcgagaagagagaagagag ATACAAGACCGTATTTGCTGATAGAATTTCAGTCTTCCGGAGGGCGTGCTGCGAGCTTTTTGGTTACAAG ATTGTTATGGATGAACATCAACAGCCAAATGGAATCCCAGTGACACGATTTACCTTGCAGTCAATTTATGCACAAAGTGATGATGAGAAGCTTGAATTTGAATATGAATCAGGGAACACTAAAATTTTG GTAAATCATTATACATCTCAGCCTGAGGTATCTCGTCAG GTTGAGATATTCATTCGGAAGATGAATTCAATTCCTGCTTTCACTGCCAACATAACGGTGGAGTCTTTCAATAGAAGAACCTTGTCTTGA